One window from the genome of Daphnia pulex isolate KAP4 chromosome 9, ASM2113471v1 encodes:
- the LOC124201843 gene encoding 5-hydroxytryptamine receptor 1F-like — MTLRTQTFRIVVIVISTLINCFVALVIGFSRQLHYPRHLHWIAIAVVNQFCLILAVVQILAHLGPTQNRVACQIYVFNAGVFYTILLSFLALAALDRYLAVARYEWYKKKVTNRGTIYLLSFVFIVTYMVTTSPFWTGYKNIKNCKINLHHVHAYLIYDLLLGILCITLHTMIFIRSRKIIKRQPPNFLETSAIALQFRPSAVSINVITDFPVVEEPRQGGTLIENRTDATGNDDTLQHLESQLDDTICFSWFTGRPKLNRLEIRAALSMSVNMLPFWFCTFPVTLFGIAVYWCFRLQSKCPFIIVTNQYLVDWFTIHTIYNPLMYMFTSKEFKRALIHLKNKIKLCICHA; from the exons ATGACTTTAAGGACGCAAACTTTTCGCATCGTTGTTATTGTGATTAGCACTTTGATCAATTGCTTTGTTGCGCTAGTGATTGGATTTTCACGGCAATTGCACTATCCGCGCCACTTGCATTGGATAGCGATTGCGGTGGTTAATCAGTTTTGCTTAATCCTAGCAGTTGTACAAATATTGGCCCACTTGGGCCCTACCCAAAACAGAGTAGCCTGCCAGATTTACGTTTTCAATGCAGGAGTGTTTTACAcaattcttttatctttcctTGCCCTTGCGGCACTTGATCGCTACTTGGCCGTCGCTCGTTACGAGTGGTACAAGAAGAAAGTGACAAACCGAGGAACAATTTACCTTTTATCCTTCGTGTTCATCGTGACGTACATGGTGACAACAAGTCCGTTCTGGACCGGTTACAAGAATatcaaaaattgcaaaattaacCTCCATCACGTGCATGCTTACTTGATCTACGATCTACTTCTGGGCATTCTCTGCATTACATTGCACACTATGATATTCATCCGATCacgaaaaatcatcaaaagacAACCACCGAACTTTCTCGAAACATCAGCAATTGCACTTCAATTTCGTCCATCAGCTGTTTCAATAAATGTTATTACAG attTTCCTGTGGTCGAGGAACCTCGTCAAGGAGGAACTCTGATTGAAAATAGGACTGATGCAACAGGCAATGATGATACTCTTCAACACCTTGAATCTCAACTGGATGACACGATCTGTTTCTCTTGGTTTACCGGCCGACCAAAACTCAATCGACTTGAAATACGCGCCGCTCTAAGCATGTCTGTCAATATGCTCCCTTTCTGGTTCTGTACGTTTCCCGTTACTTTGTTTGGCATCGCTGTTTACTGGTGTTTTCGTCTCCAAAGTAAATGcccttttattattgttaCCAACCAATATCTCGTCGACTGGTTCACCATCCACACCATTTACAATCCACTGATGTACATGTTTACTAGCAAAGAATTCAAACGTGCCctgattcatttaaaaaacaaaataaaattgtgcaTTTGCCACGCATAA
- the LOC124201842 gene encoding mucin-17-like gives MSLTSASFFLVAISIAACWAGLDVSQNRLSDVDPRSARILLSNNFESGSADPWYDNSPSSVHWIVEDFYYPAEVSNPPPAPLSGTKYLRATRNSQLSAGLLILRSEAFTALPGDTITFKFWIRSRFDNGNVLELVIAAGDVETTLLTLTSYSTASNFNWRPASTSLRVSEPTDVTLIFYGYCGSNNEDAITIDDIVLETHDISTTETVTTTTTPTTTTQTTTTPTTTTPTTTTPTTTTPTTTTPTTTTPTTTTPTTTTPTTTTPTTTTPTTTTSSSPIRRTVVFIYKTTQNEQNMFIRGGIDDKVVRPVCMNDQDAESSNCSVSIQVNSLGVGAPWESYDAWRIGDTKLDWFGAQAGQGTYMDSSAFGTPLAWTTSNSILPEYQELNKWGDHYHMVDFDMDCSETVNGWFDVKAFITNFASGWETDIIQSPCTGTGAHGLPPYSGTKNHMARCGYVNKFSFGGGDCEINAF, from the exons ATGAGCCTAACCTctgcttcatttttcttagttGCCATTTCAATTGCCGCCTGCTGGGCCGGACTTGACGTAAGCCAAAATCGTTTGTCTGATGTCGATCCTCGTTCAGCTCGGATCCTGTTGAGCAACAACTTTGAGAGTGGATCCGCCGATCCTTGGTACGACAATTCGCCGTCCAGCGTCCACTGGATTGTCGAAGATTTCTATTATCCTGCTGAAGTCAGCAATCCGCCTCCCGCTCCTTTGTCAGGTACCAAATACCTGCGAGCTACCCGCAACTCCCAATTGTCTGCCGGCCTTCTCATATTGCGCTCAGAGGCATTCACGGCCTTGCCCGGTGACACGATAACGTTCAAATTTTGGATTCGGTCCAGATTCGACAATGGCAACGTTTTGGAG CTTGTGATTGCTGCTGGTGACGTTGAAACGACATTGCTTACATTGACGAGTTATTCAACAGCATCGAATTTCAACTGGCGCCCAGCCTCTACCTCTCTCCGCGTGTCGGAACCAACCGATGTGACG TTGATTTTTTATGGATACTGTGGATCAAACAACGAAGATGCTATCACCATCGATGACATTGTGCTTGAAACTCACGACATCTCTACAACTGAGACGGTgacaactactactacaccgaccacTACTACACAGaccactactacaccgaccactactacaccgaccactactacaccgaccactactacaccgacaactactacaccaactactactacaccaactactactacaccaactactactacaccgactactactacaccgactactactaccccaacTACTACTACATCCTCATCGCCAATTCGACGGACAGTGGTATTCATCTACAAGACGACGCAAAATGAGCAAAACATGTTCATTCGAGGTGGAATCGATGACAAAGTTGTTCGTCCTGTCTGCATGAATGACCAAGATGCAGAGTCCTCAAATTGCTCCGTTTCTATTCAA gtaaaTTCTTTGGGTGTTGGCGCACCCTGGGAATCATACGATGCCTGGAGAATCGGCGATACCAAACTTGACTGGTTCGGAGCTCAGGCAGGACAAGGAACCTACATGGATAGTTCCGCTTTCGGTACGCCTTTGGCCTGGACTACAAGTAATTCTATTTTACCGGAATATCAAGAACTGAACAA ATGGGGAGATCACTATCATATGGTGGATTTTGACATGGATTGCTCAGAGACCGTAAACGGCTGGTTTGATGTCAAAGCGTTCATCACGAATTTTG CATCCGGATGGGAAACTGACATTATTCAATCACCATGCACTGGGACAGGAGCTCATGGCCTTCCACCTTATTCTGGCACCAAAAATCACATGGCCCGTTGCGGTTACGTCAATAAATTCAGTTTTGGCGGTGGTGATTGCGAAATCAATGCATTTTAA